A genomic region of Arachis stenosperma cultivar V10309 chromosome 9, arast.V10309.gnm1.PFL2, whole genome shotgun sequence contains the following coding sequences:
- the LOC130949158 gene encoding uncharacterized protein LOC130949158, giving the protein MEVVLGLGDQGRAAGAEGAASVASQGGRRRSPHRRTGTRPFGGTGGDSAIIMQELRHRVQNLERQLADRERDGRSTDPSYTPSPGSEEEDSYRSRPRTREAESSREESPIMRRRNDTIIYSRGRPTHRATRGREDGRTRQPVIMGATPFHRSILEVRLPKHFDKPTDMRYDGTQDPLEHLTAFEARMNLEGVGDEVRCRAFPVTLAGPAIKWFNGLPQGSIYNFSDISRAFLAQFTTRIAKAKYHINLLGVTQRQGEPTRRYLDRFNDECLEIDGLTDSVASLCLTNGLLNENFRKHLTTKPVWTMHEIQTVAKEYINDEEVSRVVAANKRQSGYGQARQFGGDGERAKEKAREEAPNKAPRPFPRVGKFTNYTPLTLPIMEVYQQIAEKGILPKPRPLKDRTGGNKNLYCDYHKGYGHQTQDCFDLKDALEQAIREGKLAAFSHLIRSREGVIATRTRKARHARSSGDKSLKTETTASR; this is encoded by the coding sequence ATGGAAGTTGTACTGGGTCTTGGCGACCAAGGCCGGGCTGCCGGAGCGGAAGGGGCAGCCTCCGTCGCCTCGCAAGGGGGGCGGCGAAGGTCCCCCCATCGACGCACGGGGACACGACCATTCGGAGGAACAGGCGGCGatagcgccataataatgcaagaGCTGCGCCACCGAGTCCAGAACCTGGAGCGGCAGCTTGCCGACAGGGAGCGGGACGGACGCTCTACCGATCCGAGCTATACACCGTCTCCCGGAAGCGAGGAGGAAGACTCTTACCGAAGCCGCCCACGGACGAGGGAGGCAGAGAGTTCGCGGGAGGAGTCACCCATAATGAGGAGACGAAATGACACGATCATCTACTCCCGAGGCAGACCGACCCATCGAGCGACAAGAGGTCGCGAAGACGGAAGAACACGACAACCTGTGATAATGGGCGCCACCCCGTTCCACCGATCTATCCTCGAGGTCCGGCtgccgaaacacttcgacaagccaacggacatgaggtacgacggaACTCAAGACCCTCTAGAACACCTGACGGCCTTCGAGGCCAGGATGAATCTAGAGGGAGTAGGCGACGAAGTGAGATGCCGTGCCTTCCCGGTGACCTTAGCAGGACCAGCGATCAaatggtttaacggcctccctCAAGGTTCTATCTACAATTTCTCAGACATCAGCCGCGCATTCCTGGCTCAATTCACAACGCGAATAGCAAAGGCCAAGTATCATATCAACCTTCTCGGGGTAACCCAAAGACAGGGAGAGCCGACCAGGAGGTACTTagatcggttcaacgacgaatgcttggaaatCGACGGCTTAACCGATTCGGTGGCCAGTCTCTGCCTGACGAACGGCCTCCTTAACGAGAACTTCCGAAAGCACCTTACAACGAAACCGGTTTGGACGATGCATGAAATCCAAACGGTGGCCAAAGAATACATAAACGATGAAGAAGTCAGccgagtcgtggctgccaataagCGGCAGTCTGGTTACGGCCAGGCTCGTCAGTTCGGTGGCGACGGGGAGAGGGCGAAAGAAAAGGCCAGGGAGGAGGCGCCAAACAAAGCACCTAGACCGTTCCCTCGAGTGGGGAAATTTACTAACTACACTCCACTCACCCTCCCCATCATGGAAGTCTACCAACAAATTGCGGAGAAAGGAATTCTCCCGAAGCCCCGACCACTCAAGGACCGCACAGGCGGAAACAAGAACCTTTATTGTGATTACCATAAGGGATATGGCCACCAAACGCAGGACTGTTTCGACTTGAAGGATGCATTAGAGCAAGCgataagggaaggaaagctggcagcgtTCTCCCATCTCATCAGGAGCCGAGAAGGCGTTATCGCGACCAGGACGAGGAAGGCAAGACACGCCCGGTCAAGCGGCGACAAGAGCCTGAAGACAGAGACCACGGCCTCACGGTGA